The following are from one region of the Aspergillus luchuensis IFO 4308 DNA, chromosome 4, nearly complete sequence genome:
- the CAT2 gene encoding carnitine O-acetyltransferase CAT2 (COG:I;~EggNog:ENOG410PIH4;~InterPro:IPR000542,IPR042232,IPR042231,IPR039551;~PFAM:PF00755;~go_function: GO:0016746 - transferase activity, transferring acyl groups [Evidence IEA]), with protein sequence MAPRRKASSVPEGYKEDLSRGNMLRFEDSLPRLPVPSLEETGRRYLKSVHALVSEAEYERTKKAVDAFVRPGGEGEPLQERLLARAADPKVKNWLLEWWNHAAYLGYRDPVIPYVSYFYSYRDDRARRDPAKRAASVATAALEFKRQVDDGSLEPEYMRGQPMAMSTYQYMFNCCRIPGDRVDYPQKFPAQDNEHIVVVRKNQFFKVPLTVNGKRLNNSELQRQFERIYEVAQPAPAVGVLTVANRDLWADARKKLLAAHPANEQALRDIESSGFLVCLDNATPVTLEERAHQYWHGDGTNRWFDKPLQFIINDNGTAGFMGEHSMMDGSPTHRLNDHLNNLIFNHKIDLSEQPVRSDLPDPRPITFHLDGPVLEAIDAANKEHRQQISSHELRVQAYQGYGKGLIKKFKCSPDAYVQMIIQLAYFKMYGKNRPTYESASTRKFQEGRTETIRTVSDESVAFCKAISDPAVPREEAVRLLRSALAAHTKYTAEASDGRGVDRHLFGLKKLLREGEKLPALYEDPAFAYSSSWYLSTSQLSSEFFNGYGWSQVIDDGFGIAYMINENSLNFNIVCKRLGAERMSYYLNEAASDMRDMLMPDLAAQSEKAKM encoded by the exons ATGGCACCCCGTCGCAAAGCATCTTCGGTCCCTGAGG GCTACAAAGAAGATCTCTCCAGAGGCAATATGCTCAGATTCGAAgactccctcccccgcctgCCGGTACCCTCTCTGGAAGAAACGGGCCGTCGCTACCTCAAGTCCGTCCACGCGCTGGTCTCCGAGGCCGAATATGAGCGCACCAAGAAGGCCGTCGACGCCTTTGTTCGCccgggtggtgagggtgagccCCTGCAGGAAAGGTTGCTCGCCCGCGCCGCCGACCCCAAGGTGAAGAACTGGCTTCTTGAATGGTGGAATCACGCCGCATACCTGGGCTACCGGGACCCTGTCATCCCCTACGTTTCGTACTTCTACTCCTACCGCGACGATCGCGCCCGGCGGGACCCCGCCAAGCGCGCCGCCTCGGTTGCTACCGCCGCTCTGGAATTCAAGCGCCAGGTCGACGATGGCTCCTTGGAGCCTGAATACATGCGCGGCCAGCCCATGGCTATGAGCACCTACCAGTACATGTTCAACTGCTGCCGTATCCCTGGTGACCGTGTCGATTACCCCCAGAAATTCCCGGCTCAGGACAACGAGCACATTGTGGTCGTGCGCAAGAACCAATTTTTCAAGGTGCCTTTGACCGTCAACGGCAAGCGCCTGAACAACTCTGAGCTGCAGCGCCAGTTTGAGCGCATCTACGAGGTTGCCCAGCCCGCTCCGGCGGTCGGCGTCTTGACCGTCGCTAACCGTGACCTGTGGGCCGACGCAcggaagaagctgctggctGCGCACCCGGCCAATGAGCAGGCATTGCGGGACATCGAGTCCAGCGGGTTCCTTGTCTGTCTGGACAATGCCACTCCCGTTACGCTAGAGGAGCGTGCTCATCAGTACTGGCACGGTGATGGTACCAACCGCTGGTTCGACAAGCCGCTGCAGTTCATCATCAATGACAATGGCACCGCTGGGTTCATGGGCGAGCACAGCATGATGGACGGCAGCCCCACCCACCGCCTGAACGACCACTTGaacaacctcatcttcaaccacAAGATCGACCTCTCCGAGCAGCCCGTGCGGTCTGACCTGCCCGACCCTCGTcccatcaccttccacctGGACGGCCCGGTACTGGAGGCCATTGATGCTGCCAACAAGGAGCACCGCCAGCAGATCTCGTCGCACGAGCTCCGCGTCCAGGCCTACCAGGGCTACGGCAAGGGTCTCATCAAGAAATTCAAGTGCAGTCCGGATGCGTACGTGCAGATGATCATCCAGCTCGCTTATTTCAAGATGTACGGCAAGAACCGCCCGACGTACGAGTCTGCCTCGACCCGCAAGTTCCAGGAGGGCCGCACAGAGACCATCCGCACGGTGTCGGATGAGAGCGTTGCTTTCTGCAAGGCCATCAGCGACCCTGCCGTCCCCCGCGAGGAGGCTGTCCGTCTACTCCGCTCCGCACTGGCCGCCCACACGAAGTACACGGCGGAAGCCAGCGATGGCCGTGGTGTGGACCGCCACCTGTTCGgtctgaagaagctgctgcgtGAGGGTGAGAAACTGCCTGCTCTCTATGAAGACCCCGCATTTGCGTACAGTAGCTCGTGGTACCTATCAACCAGCCAGCTGAGCTCGGAGTTCTTCAACGGCTACGGATGGAGTCAAGTGATTGACGACGGATTCGGCATCGCTTATATGATTAACGAGAACAG CTTGAACTTCAACATTGTGTGCAAGCGCCTTGGCGCAGAGCGCATGAGCTACTATTTGAACGAGGCGGCATCTGATATGAGAGACATGCTGATGCCCGACTTGGCTGCCCAGagcgagaaggccaagatgtaa
- a CDS encoding uncharacterized protein (COG:B,D;~EggNog:ENOG410PGYM;~InterPro:IPR041188,IPR004875,IPR009057,IPR006600;~PFAM:PF18107,PF03221,PF03184;~go_function: GO:0003676 - nucleic acid binding [Evidence IEA]), protein MPKQTSKRTRCCISNSQKAALRTQHQLKPQLTNIDLIKWFEATYNQRITPSSVSRILSPRCDYLDAIPDHRLNDKRRRTELWPELEAAVIDWLERAQSYITISQEVIREKAKQYWPIIYPDKMMPSFSNGWLRGFQYRKNIKNFKQYGEGREITLENDVEDQMILIRKALRVYAPCDIFNCDKTGLYWRMPPDRGLSTRSIPGLKKDKARISIHFCCNADASERLPLWFIGAAKKPRVFQAAGINPENLGCKWRSNRRSWMTTAIFKEWLLWFDQRMVGRQVALLCANFSSHLAAYEEVKSQLSNTLIIWLPPNSTSRYQPLDQGIIRTWKAYWKRQWLVYMMTEYDRGYDPITTMNLLQALRWSISAWNLDLKDDTIRHCFTRALSDDTYNPMPDSAILHDLTASLQKLRNTARIQDMMHLDQFLNPLEEQVHDATTDIDDVVLSQYTAVEDEVEEDDEMIEPLPIISSTRALQALHDLRLYEEQQNDANQASLHSLACQERDILRRKVLNTQQSDIRGYFR, encoded by the coding sequence ATGCCAAAGCAGACCTCCAAACGAACGCGATGTTGCATTTCCAACAGCCAAAAAGCTGCTCTACGTACTCAACACCAGTTGAAGCCTCAGCTCACTAATATCGACCTTATCAAGTGGTTCGAAGCCACGTACAACCAGCGGAttactccctcctccgtATCCCGTATCCTGTCTCCCCGATGTGATTATCTTGATGCTATTCCCGACCACCGATTGAATGATAAACGACGTCGAACAGAGTTGTGGCCAGAGCTAGAGGCAGCAGTTATTGACTGGCTTGAACGCGCGCAATCCTATATTACTATCTCACAAGAAGTCATACGcgagaaagcaaagcaataCTGGCCGATTATCTATCCTGATAAGATGATGCCGTCATTCAGCAACGGTTGGCTTCGAGGCTTCCAATATAGgaagaatatcaagaatttCAAGCAGTACGGAGAGGGCAGGGAGATAACACTGGAAAATGATGTTGAAGACCAGATGATCTTGATACGCAAAGCACTACGTGTTTACGCGCCTTGTGATATCTTCAACTGTGATAAAACTGGCCTATATTGGAGAATGCCTCCGGATCGTGGTCTTTCTACGCGTTCAATCCCTGGACTTAAGAAAGATAAAGCACGTATTAGTATACACTTCTGCTGCAACGCTGATGCCTCTGAGCGCCTTCCTTTATGGTTTATTGGTGCAGCAAAGAAGCCTCGAGTCTTCCAAGCAGCAGGTATAAATCCAGAGAATCTAGGTTGCAAATGGCGAAGCAATcgaaggagttggatgaCTACTGCAATCTTCAAAGAATGGCTTCTTTGGTTTGACCAGAGAATGGTTGGCCGGCAGGTTGCTCTATTATGTGCTAActtctcatctcatcttgcTGCGTACGAAGAGGTTAAATCACAGTTATCGAATACTCTGATTATATGGCTGCCACCCAATTCAACATCACGATACCAGCCACTTGATCAAGGCATCATCCGGACCTGGAAGGCTTACTGGAAACGGCAATGGCTGGTTTATATGATGACTGAATATGACCGGGGTTACGATCCTATAACTACAATGAACCTTTTGCAAGCGCTCCGTTGGTCGATATCTGCATGGAATCTTGATTTAAAAGATGATACAATCCGCCACTGCTTTACACGCGCGCTTTCAGATGACACTTATAATCCTATGCCTGACTCTGCTATCCTACATGATTTGACTGCTAGTCTACAGAAGTTGCGGAATACTGCACGGATTCAAGATATGATGCATCTTGACCAGTTCTTGAATCCTTTAGAAGAGCAGGTTCATGATGCAACTACTGATAtcgatgatgttgttctgAGCCAGTACACTGCagttgaagatgaggttgaagaggatgatgaaatgatAGAGCCTCTACCAATTATATCATCTACTAGGGCCCTGCAGGCATTACATGACCTCCGTTTGTACGAAGAACAACAAAATGATGCTAATCAAGCATCTCTACACTCGCTAGCATGCCAGGAACGTGATATTCTTCGAAGAAAGGTGTTAAACACGCAACAAAGTGATATTCGTGGCTACTTTAGGTAG
- a CDS encoding uncharacterized protein (COG:M;~EggNog:ENOG410PMGY;~InterPro:IPR002110,IPR020683,IPR036770;~PFAM:PF12796,PF00023,PF13637,PF13857;~go_function: GO:0005515 - protein binding [Evidence IEA]), with product MAAQKAVFTVSAQATQLGNRISVHMLDYLSTEHDLPDGFRELSQTFLDTCRALWAIDAGLTESTAAGRALPDVIVEEVAKKFMAAYRDFQSLDKVVTRLIQYEHRGALGRLQRGWNRPSLELHRIRESLKKTTETLQISVLAFHWSLGEQPFMEESVGIGYAGLAAALDRMAKGRSVMGINKAKSLEKVSKEVATSLSSASVPSVPPKESPVQLSVAIENPQSNADDILSSVLSLDSLLIANDNGQDHLSLPPVNSRPQPLRLNGNPVRMSSREPQAETITPLDDNISGDTLSYHRLYESSAGPLHRTPSRNSGASATRLRGALASAVRGRNHKLLEQLLDSGVSPNLGEHIHPLNEAVHQHDFQGMRLLLQFGANPNEPDRQGKTPLLVAVDESFVDGANLLLKYRADSNYVSEPGQVSPLSRALAKGKLNMVQQLLAHGGNANTETPSGSTVLVELIKQQAPPKLITLLLEAGSDPNKKGCQGRTALNEAVQTEQIAVVTTLLEHGANPNLPGPEHVLWLAISRPACLRLLLNSGADIKKTPGLMEQATSMNNIEAVRTLLEVGLDPNAKKDGTYTPLCSVIRDNRADILTLLLEHGADPNVMASEYPAWKCITHNRLHFLPVLIAAGADLFQPPGIVELAVQVNNTAALEWLVEQGGANVNDRNAQGHTALTTAIRENRPEMLSYLLAHGANPAQRGQDWPVCMAVRSPALLQKLLPLVPDLSAYKGVMEMAVLANQLESIKLLLAAGTSVEYKNGGVFSPLTTALRERHDDIVRFLLEEGGADPNAPGEHLPLVKAIRRTLNGDFSMIELLLEKGADPNKTYRHWNAIMQAIEYRDLPLLHLLVKKGGGADLTQHDETGQTVLEMVDSGWPEAMQFLLDNARP from the coding sequence ATGGCTGCTCAAAAGGCCGTTTTCACCGTCTCGGCTCAGGCCACCCAGTTAGGCAATCGCATTTCGGTGCATATGCTGGACTATCTCAGCACTGAACACGACCTACCGGACGGTTTTCGTGAACTATCACAGACTTTCCTAGATACCTGTCGCGCTTTATGGGCCATTGATGCGGGTCTCACCGAATCCACTGCTGCCGGTCGCGCTCTGCCCGATGTGatcgtggaggaggtggcgaaGAAATTCATGGCCGCTTATCGCGATTTCCAGAGTCTGGACAAGGTCGTGACCAGACTCATTCAGTATGAACATCGTGGAGCCCTGGGCAGGCTTCAACGCGGATGGAATCGTCCAAGCCTCGAACTGCACCGCATTCGCGAGTcattgaagaagacaacCGAAACACTTCAAATCAGCGTCCTCGCCTTTCACTGGTCTCTTGGCGAACAGCCATTCATGGAGGAATCAGTGGGCATTGGCTACGCCGGGCTGGCTGCCGCACTGGACCGTATGGCCAAAGGTCGGTCGGTAATGGGCATCAACAAGGCTAAATCTCTAGAAAAGGTATCAAAGGAGGTGGCCACTTCGTTGTCATCCGCGTCAGTCCCCTCTGTGCCCCCCAAAGAGTCCCCAGTACAACTCTCGGTTGCGATAGAAAACCCCCAGTCCAATGCCGATGACATACTCTCCTCCGTGCTTTCGCTCGACTCCCTCCTCATTGCAAATGACAATGGCCAGGACCATCTTTCGTTGCCCCCCGTTAACTCCCGTCCTCAGCCTCTGCGACTGAATGGGAATCCTGTGCGGATGAGCTCGCGCGAGCCGCAAGCGGAAACGATCACGCCTCTCGACGATAATATATCTGGGGATACCCTCTCATATCACCGGCTATACGAGTCATCCGCTGGCCCGCTACATCGCACCCCTAGCCGAAACAGTGGAGCTAGTGCGACGCGACTACGCGGTGCGTTAGCCTCCGCCGTCCGGGGACGGAATCACAAGTTGCTAGAGCAGTTGTTGGACAGTGGAGTGTCGCCCAATCTTGGGGAGCATATCCATCCGCTCAACGAGGCCGTGCACCAGCACGATTTTCAGGGGATGCGCCTGCTTCTGCAGTTTGGTGCAAACCCAAACGAACCGGACCGGCAGGGAAAGACGCCCTTGCTTGTCGCAGTGGATGAGTCGTTTGTCGACGGGGCGAACTTGCTGCTGAAGTACCGCGCCGATTCCAACTATGTATCGGAGCCGGGACAAGTCTCTCCCTTGAGTCGTGCACTGGCGAAGGGAAAGCTCAATATGGTGCAGCAGCTGCTTGCGCATGGGGGCAATGCAAATACTGAAACGCCAAGCGGTAGCACAGTGCTTGTCGAGCTTATCAAACAACAGGCGCCACCGAAGCTAATCACTCTCTTACTAGAGGCCGGCAGCGACCCAAACAAGAAGGGCTGCCAAGGGAGAACGGCACTCAACGAGGCGGTGCAGACCGAGCAGATTGCCGTCGTAACGACACTGCTCGAACACGGGGCCAATCCGAATCTCCCTGGACCCGAGCATGTTCTATGGCTAGCTATCTCCCGGCCAGCATGTTTGCGGCTTCTATTAAACAGCGGGGCTGACATCAAAAAGACCCCAGGTCTCATGGAACAGGCGACCAGCATGAACAATATCGAAGCCGTTCGCACCCTGCTGGAGGTCGGGCTTGATCCAAATGCCAAGAAGGACGGTACCTACACGCCCCTCTGCTCTGTCATTCGTGACAATCGGGCCGACATCTTGACACTGCTGCTGGAGCACGGTGCGGACCCAAACGTCATGGCATCCGAGTATCCCGCTTGGAAATGTATCACCCACAACCGACTCCATTTTCTACCTGTCTTGATCGCGGCTGGTGCTGATCTTTTTCAACCACCTGGAATCGTAGAGCTGGCCGTGCAAGTCAACAACACTGCGGCCTTGGAGTGGCTGGTTGAGCAGGGAGGTGCGAACGTGAATGACCGCAACGCACAAGGTCATACTGCATTGACAACTGCCATCCGCGAGAACCGGCCGGAAATGCTAAGCTACCTGCTCGCACATGGCGCCAACCCCGCTCAACGTGGGCAGGATTGGCCTGTATGCATGGCCGTGCGGTCTCCAGCCCTGCTTCAGAAACTGCTTCCGCTGGTCCCTGATCTCTCTGCTTACAAGGGCGTCATGGAGATGGCCGTGCTTGCCAACCAGCTTGAGAGCATCAAACTGCTGCTCGCTGCCGGTACCAGTGTCGAGTATAAAAACGGTGGCGTCTTCTCCCCACTGACTACAGCCTTGCGAGAGCGACATGACGATATTGTGAGGTTCCTGctggaggaaggaggcgCCGATCCAAACGCCCCCGGTGAGCATCTCCCTCTCGTGAAAGCGATCCGCCGGACCCTCAATGGTGACTTTTCCATGATTGAGCTTCTGCTTGAGAAGGGTGCTGACCCCAATAAAACCTACCGGCACTGGAATGCTATCATGCAGGCGATTGAGTATCGGGATCTGCCATTGTTGCATCTGCTAGTTAAGAAGGGAGGCGGAGCTGATCTCACGCAGCACGATGAGACAGGACAGACTGTTTTAGAAATGGTGGATTCCGGATGGCCCGAGGCCATGCAGTTCCTTCTTGACAATGCGCGCCCCTAG
- a CDS encoding uncharacterized protein (COG:S;~EggNog:ENOG410QEIF) — protein MAYAVERSIPFEGMSLTQVNPTEAVTQADRLPMTPPKGLSGLPILLKGRSNYTEWEFHLECAFRDAGLEDLIDLKLPKPANTHAKYAAWHNYSMTVAYYLVGQLGDEVVRQFRRSKEDKKYVDDVFKLIRTIVLGHGVVDCQIVVMKLTRGMRSDYSTARQYIDDFMEAYDVAVKLDCSISPFVASLLMMYELQSEFPTWASTVEHSMPGNAGQTYTEEQFRDLCRSALEECKRSEIRKFGAAAVGKGKGQNPSNKPDATKDQWKAATFPKKGVSAKDHAAKMRKKSVNADGSCGYCRSRGHKPPKCWYIDPESRPVGWIPYILDIWFYRGSNNERSKRSDSNSKDDSKAAAPAPARQITEMPAQHVTLHETESDNQNLQILNFSGLAVGSTTDRSLHWIYSTGSSQHLTPDRASLNEYHELDASNFYKYRTSDGSVGVAKSAGYQTLFLSANNERLEIKVKAFYQPDLAYGLLSADRLRKEFGIYANTKDLTLRREQDDKVVGHLQACKNVLFVRTEDAGLALAVVDPLLLHRRYGHAGRLPPLRKINKLNSNTVRTSTARRVP, from the coding sequence ATGGCATACGCGGTGGAACGAAGCATTCCATTCGAGGGGATGTCCCTGACCCAGGTGAACCCTACGGAAGCAGTAACTCAAGCAGACCGACTGCCAATGACCCCTCCGAAAGGCCTATCCGGGTTGCCGATTCTGCTGAAGGGACGCTCCAATTACACTGAATGGGAGTTCCACTTGGAGTGTGCATTCAGGGACGCCGGATTAGAGGACCTGATTGACCTGAAGCTACCCAAACCTGCCAACACACACGCAAAATATGCAGCGTGGCACAACTATTCGATGACGGTAGCTTACTACCTTGTCGGGCAGCTGGGAGATGAAGTGGTAAGGCAATTCAGAAGGTCTAAAGAGGACAAAAAATACGTCGATGACGTGTTCAAACTGATTCGCACCATCGTGCTGGGACACGGTGTTGTGGATTGCCAGATAGTCGTGATGAAACTAACCAGAGGCATGCGTTCCGATTACTCTACCGCACGTCAATATATTGACGATTTCATGGAAGCGTACGACGTGGCCGTAAAGCTTGACTGCTCGATCTCCCCGTTCGTGGCAAGCCTCCTGATGATGTACGAACTGCAGTCAGAATTCCCTACGTGGGCGTCGACCGTGGAACACTCGATGCCAGGAAACGCAGGTCAAACCTATACAGAAGAGCAATTCCGCGATCTATGTAGGAGCGCCCTAGAGGAGTGCAAAAGATCCGAAATAAGGAAGTTCGGTGCTGCCGCTGTCGGTAAGGGCAAGGGCCAGAATCCGTCCAACAAGCCCGATGCTACCAAAGACCAGTGGAAGGCAGCTACTTTCCCGAAAAAAGGTGTTTCTGCCAAAGATCACGCTGCAAAGATGCGGAAGAAGTCAGTAAACGCTGACGGCAGCTGCGGATATTGCAGGTCAAGAGGTCACAAACCACCAAAGTGTTGGTATATTGACCCTGAATCGCGCCCAGTGGGTTGGATCCCATACATCTTAGACATCTGGTTCTACCGGGGAAGCAATAACGAACGTAGCAAGAGGTCAGATTCGAACTCGAAAGATGACTCCAAAGCAGCGGCACCCGCACCTGCAAGGCAGATAACAGAGATGCCTGCTCAACACGTTACCCTGCATGAAACAGAGTCAGATAACCAAAATTTACAAATTTTGAATTTTTCTGGACTGGCAGTTGGAAGCACCACTGACCGCTCCCTACACTGGATCTACAGTACAGGAAGCTCCCAGCATCTGACCCCTGACCGCGCCTCGCTTAACGAATATCACGAACTCGATGCCTCCAACTTCTACAAATACAGAACATCTGACGGGAGTGTGGGTGTTGCTAAATCTGCTGGCTACCAGACCCTGTTCCTATCCGCAAACAACGAACGCCTCGAGATCAAAGTCAAAGCGTTCTACCAGCCGGACCTCGCCTACGGCCTCCTTTCGGCGGACCGCCTGCGCAAGGAATTCGGAATATACGCGAACACAAAGGACCTGACCCTACGCAGGGAGCAGGATGACAAAGTGGTAGGCCACCTGCAAGCATGCAAAAACGTGCTTTTCGTGCGTACGGAGGATGCAGGGTTGGCCCTCGCTGTGGTGGACCCCCTGCTCCTGCACCGGCGATACGGTCATGCAGGAAGGTTGCCTCCGCTGCGAAAAATCAACAAATTGAACTCGAACACCGTGAGGACCTCCACTGCGAGGCGTGTTCCCTAG
- a CDS encoding uncharacterized protein (COG:S;~EggNog:ENOG410PZ38;~InterPro:IPR007021,IPR012337,IPR008906;~PFAM:PF04937,PF05699;~go_function: GO:0046983 - protein dimerization activity [Evidence IEA]) gives MAQSTISFAGALKDQLDYLIGMSIFTNARPFSLFDDIYLRRLLRKLNPDYTPPDRHRISGDTLGKCYERQRILVLQELRNTRYLNITINETTNITNDRMVTLSFNLRDKSLFYCLENFGDCVFDAQAVADWIYSKMESFLAAEGSVGDWNRLNSLSTDATATMRSVCQILSEKPELRHLFCIPCDSHGLQLIIKDLLHLPRIHEAFSVATKIVTYFRSSAKQLASLRTFQQQIYSEARSLLAAVITRQGSQYDMLYSIKRSSEALKAWAVAALSSGDAKVSIIQIILYRKDLWLEIDNLLALLEPLHKAQKASEAQNTDIMMVTKRWLDLQVHFEAQIMVSLFGEDIRSYLFNENSSWFNRFNRQVSPLHWAAYYLHPQNAGDDVPLPSNIISALDKVIEKYAGEGGVNSFYYFRNKEEGFYAPDIWKQKRPLDFWLRAKDMAPDLAQFAIRLFNTTANSVAAERTFGAMKLQHTKLLNHLNPKQTERLVFLHMNTRALEAAEGKGNKDIDLVEPDILDQEEMARTQIFQDTTLLDDQVETPRSNDHEADAARSLPLAPPQVLGKRPWEAQASEPIPKRKLASV, from the exons CATCTACCTACGCAGACTCCTCCGCAAGTTGAATCCAGACTACACTCCACCAGATCGACATAGAATCAGTGGTGATACCCTTGGTAAATGCTACGAACGTCAACGCATCCTCGTCCTACAAGAACTACGGAATACTCGCTACTTGAACATCACTATCAATGAAACAACAAATATCACTAATGATCGGATGGTCACGCTTTCTTTCAATCTACGCGATAAAAGTCTGTTCTACTGCCTTGAGAATTTTGGAGACTGTGTTTTCGATGCACAAGCTGTTGCAGATTGGATATATTCAAAGATGGAATCATTTCTCGCTGCCGAAGGCAGTGTAGGTGATTGGAACAGACTAAATTCATTATCTACAGATGCTACTGCTACAATGAGATCTGTCTGTCAAATCCTCTCAGAAAAGCCCGAACTACGGCATCTTTTCTGTATACCATGTGATTCACATGGTCTTCAACTTATCATTAaagatctcctccatctACCTCGCATCCACGAAGCATTCAGTGTTGCTACTAAAATCGTTACATATTTCCGATCTTCGGCAAAGCAACTCGCATCTCTTCGGACTTTTCAACAGCAAATATACTCAGAGGCACGGTCATTACTTGCTGCAGTAATTACTCGCCAGGGATCACAATATGACATGCTTTATTCGATAAAGCGTTCAAGTGAGGCATTAAAAGCATGGGCTGTTGCTGCCTTGTCATCTGGAGATGCCAAAGTATCAATTATACAGATAATCCTATATCGAAAGGATCTGTGGCTTGAGATTGATAACTTATTGGCACTTCTAGAACCTCTACACAAAGCTCAGAAGGCATCTGAAGCCCAGAATACTGACATCATGATGGTCACAAAGCGTTGGCTAGATTTGCAGGTACATTTCGAAGCTCAAATAATGGTCTCATTATTTGGTGAAGATATTCGATCCTACTTGTTCAACGAAAACAGCAGTTGGTTTAATCGATTTAATCGTCAGGTATCACCACTTCACTGGGCTGCCTACTACCTACATCCACAGaatgctggtgatgatgttcCTTTACCGAGCAATATTATCAGCGCGTTGGACAAAGTAATCGAAAAGTACGCTGGTGAGGGAGGCGTCAATAGTTTCTACTACTTCCGCaacaaggaagaaggatTCTACGCACCAGATATCTGGAAGCAAAAGCGCCCACTAGATTTCTGGCTTCGAGCA AAGGATATGGCCCCTGACCTTGCTCAATTCGCTATCCGACTCTTCAATACAACCGCCAATTCAGTTGCTGCAGAAAGAACATTCGGTGCAATGAAACTTCAACATACAAAACTACTCAATCATCTCAATCCTAAGCAAACTGAGCGACTCGTTTTCCTACACATGAACACGCGGGCTTTAGAGGCAGCAGAGGGCAAGGGGAACAAGGATATCGACCTCGTTGAACCCGATATCCTTGATCAGGAAGAGATGGCAAGGACCCAGATATTTCAGGATACCACTCTACTTGATGATCAAGTAGAAACACCACGATCTAATGATCACGAGGCAGATGCTGCTAGATCTTTGCCTCTTGCACCTCCTCAGGTGCTTGGTAAGCGGCCGTGGGAGGCCCAAGCATCTGAGCCAATCCCAAAGAGGAAACTAGCATCTGTTTGA